GAAGTATTTGGAACAGAACAGTGAAAAAATTGGATGATTATCTTCTAAAATTGtcagtgaggtgtgtgtgtgtgagtgtgtgtgagtgtgtgtgtgtgtacgtgtgtgtgtgtgtgtgggtgtgtgtgtgtgtgtgtgtgtgtgtgtgtgtgtgtgtgtgtgtgtgtgtgtttgtgtgtgtgtgggcgagcTGCTTTATGATGTTGTGAGGTTGCGACGAAGTGTGAAGGTCGCCTGCAAGTAGGATTTATTTCACCATTAAGTCCAGAAGCATCTCctattataattattgttattatcaactTCTTTGTTCGGTCAAACGTGACGTAAATGATGATAgtaaaagtcaacaacaacagaaatATGTGAATACTTTCATCCCTGACGACTCTTTTTGTTGTCTTGTTGTCATGGCAACAAGCGGGGTGTGCGTTTTTTGTTTTCTATCAGGATTTACACCTGTCAATCAAATGTTCATTTGTCATTATTGGGTTGAAATTGTTATATTGGAACAATGTCAGTCAGCACTATGATACAAAAGTTATGCACCacagtttatttatatatgtatagtttTATGATCATTTCACCTCATTAAACAGTCAtcaaacacatttgttttaaaatcaCAGGTTTTATTTGGAATAAATCaaccccataataataataataatgataagatAAGAATAAGTACACATTTTCCAGCACAACACGTTTTAACATATCTAggcatattaataatattaacaatacttACAGAACAAATTAACTAATTAATTCTCATTAAACGAGCAGTAAGTGGGTGAATGTATAAATCATTGAATGATGTAACAAACGAATGAACTTATGAATAAgcaaacaaataaatgaataatttaaAGGAGGAACAagtgaataaatacaaaaactttGGAATTACAACTTTTAATAGTGAAAATTCATGATTCTAATACATAAATGTTTCATTGATGTAATTGTCCTAATATAAATAAAACGTGTTATCATAAATTCAAATAATACTTAGTAATTATACTATTATAATTATAaaaagttatattattatatttattgtatattattataattggatTAAATATTatagcaataacaatataattagttatatataatataaaatattaaataataaatgtattaatatagTGTTTGataatactactattattattattttgcaggtgaagaaataatacaataaacattGATGTAAATATTACAGAAGtagtatttttgtaaataaattaaagaataaataaaaaaatcaattgtAACTTtgattactaaaaaaaattataattctaATTGTTGAAtgaattaataatataattattctaatataaataatacatatataattcaTATAATTAATTTCTTTGTTATAATTATAATAGTTCTATGTTATtatgtattataattattttatatattattataattagaaTAATTATGAAAGCAATACCATTATTAGctacataaaatataaaatattaattaatcATCTCATAATTAATATAGCTTttggtattattactattattattattttacaatatTTCTAACTGGTCATTTGACATGCAGATGAagaaataatacaatacaataaatattgatgtaaataTTACAACAGTAGTATTTTTGTAAAGTAAAACTTcatacaaactaataatttaaaGAAAGAACAAGcgaataaataaacaaattaattgtAACTTTGATTAGTAAAAACAAATCACAATTCTAATTGTTGAAtgaattaataatataattattctaatataaataatacatatgatTTATAATTAGAATAATTCAttgcattattataattattatagttATATGTTagtttgtattataattattatatattattataattagaaTAATTACAAAAGCAATACCATTATTAGCTatataaaatattaattaattatttaataattaatatagtttttgctaatattactattattattatttgacaaTATTTCTAACTGGTCATTTGACATGCAGATGAagaaataatacaatacaataactattcatgtaaatattacagCAGTAGTATTTCTGTAACGTgaaactgtacacacacacacacacacgcgcacacacacacacgccaccaAAGTTCATGTTTGACGGAGGTCAGAGGTCAACCTGCTGTGCAGTGAAGAAGAAGTCATTTAGTGCACGTCCACCTGCAGCGTGCACACAGGCgggccaccatggctgaaaaagGCCTGTGTGGGACCACCCCCCAGGAAAGCGGGGACGTGCGTGTGCAGGCCCGGCAGTAGCACGTGCGTCGCTTTGACGGGCACCGGGACGGCGGGAAGGAGGACGTCTCTGGGCGCCAAAGAAGCGGCGTGCGTTCGGGGCGGCCAGTCGGGGTGCTGCTGCTGGGGCGCCACGGGGAGGCGCACGGCTGCGGGCGTCTGGATGAGGCTCTCGATGGCGAAGGGGTGCTTGAAGGGCGGCTGCGCGCGCACGGCCACGATGGGCTCGGCCGCCTTGAAGCGCTTCCGGCGGCGCAGGAAGCTGCCGTTGTGGAACATGTCCCCGCAGAGGGGGTGCAGCGCCCACAGGCCGCCCTTGCCGGGGTGTTCAGCCCTGCGGGGCATCTTGACGAAGCAGTCGTTGAAAGACAAGTTGTGTCGTAAGGAGTTCTGCCAACGCCGGGTGTTGCTGCGGTAAAAGGGGAAGTGGTCCATGATGAACTTGTAGATGGCGCTCAGCGGGAGCATCTTCTCCGGGCTGCTCTGGATGGCCATGGCGGTCAGGCTGATGTACGAGTAAGGGGGCTTGTGCTCGCCGTACTCGCTCCTGCTCGGCCGGGGCATGGCAACCCCTCCACAATCCCCCCTCCCACGGTGCACACCCAGGGCTCACTTGGCGGGTAGACTGTGCCAGGAGTGGCGCGCCTCTGCATGTCATCAAGTTGCAAGGGGGGGTGGGGGAAGGTTGACTTGGCCACTCATAGGGAaggaggaggcggggttacgcctGTCAATCACTGATCTCTGCATGCCTACTCACTGTCCAATTATTTTGTATCATTCTTCAATGATGCATTCAGGGACTGTTGGCAAAAAGCAGCTTATTCATTCCACACACGCGTGCTTTAATCCCGCGGCGGCCGGGAACGTGTTTGCAGAGGATTTGGACTCCGTCGTCTCCAAAACTTTCTTGATTTTCATTGGAGAAGACCTTTGACCTATATCTTCTCTCGCATGTCTTCGTTACAAATGGACGCCGTTAAGAGTTTCCTGTTTGCTTCCACCTTGTTTTGTTGCGTCAGCACGTTTCCTTACAGCCCGTGGTCGTTAAAAGGTTGAGTTGCGAACATCAGACCGGAGAGACCGCGGACACTTTCTAAAAGTAAGACGGATGAAGGTTTGACGGCCCTCATCTGCATAACgacctaaataataataatgtctttTGCACATCACTGACCGGCTAATTGTGGCATCATTACTTTCACCGTTAATGGCGCTAACGAGGCCACGTAATCATGTGACCACTTGACCGTCCAAACAATCGCATTAACGATCTTCGACACAACAAAACGCTTCTGGAACTTTCTACCTACGACTTCTTCACATGGCCCAAAAGCATGGCCGCTAGCTTCTTTGAAAGCTGGTTAGCTAAATAGGTTAGCTTACAGAAAAGTAGTTAGTTTAGCCTAATTCAAGATGAGTTCGACAAATGGGTTAGCTTCATTGAAGACTTATTAGTTAAATAGGTTAGCTCAATTGAAGACGATGTTATCTTATATGAAAACTATAGCTAGTTTAGCCTAATTCATAATAAGTTAAATAGGTTAGCTTCATTGAAGACTAATTAGTTCAAAACGTTAGCTCCATTGAAGCCTAGATTAGCTTACATGAAAACCAGCTAGTTTAGCCTAATTCAAAATGAGTTAGATAAATAGGTAAACTTCAAGGAAGAGTAATTAGTTTAATAGGTTAGTTCCATTGAAGACTAAGTTAGCTTCATTGAAGACTAATTAGTTCAAAATATTAGCTCTATTGAAGACTAGGTTAGCTTATACGACAATTAGCTAATTTAGCCTAATTCAAAATGAGTTGAATAAGTTAGCTTCTTTGAAGACTAATTAGTTCAAAACATTAGCTTCATTGAAGACTAATTTGTTCAAAATGTTAGTTCCATTGAAGACTAGGTTAGCTTCCATGAAAACTAGTCAGTTTAGCCTAATTCAAGATGAGTTCGATAAATAGGTTATCTTAATTCAAGACTAATTAGTTCAATGGGTTAGCACCATTGAAGACAAGGTTAGCTTCCATGAAAACTAGCTAGTTGAGCCTAATTCAAACTGCGTTAGATAGGTTAGTTTCATTGAAGACTAATTAGTTCAAACCATTAGCTCCATTGAAGACTAGGTTAGCTTCCATGAAAACTAGCTCGTTTAGCCTAATTCAAAATGAGTTAGATAAATAGGTAAACTTCATGGAAGACTAATTAGTTCAATAGGTTAGTTCCATTGAAGACTAGGTTAGCTTGCATGAAAACTAGTCAGTTTAGCCTAATTCAAGATGAGTTATGTCAATAGGTTTGTGTCACTAAATACAACTGAATCACTACTCAGTTAACTAGGTCAACGCATTTGAGGACTAGTTGGTTCAATAGGATTGCTAACTGATGATCATTTAGTTAAATAGACCAACATCATTTAAAACTAGTCATTTCAATAGATTAGCTTAATTGAAGATCGGTTATGTCAATAGGTTTGTGTCACTAAATACAACTGAATTACTATTCAGTTAACTAGGTCTATGTATTTGAGGACTAGTTGGTTCAATAGGATTGCTAACTGATGACAATTTAGTTAAATAGACCAGCAtccactgaggatgcagtcaacaccATCATCTacaccaccctcacccacttaaagggcaaggacacctatgccaAGCTATTATTCATtgactacagctctgcttttagcacggtcatcccacaaaaactcactgctaaactcctcactgttggtctgacaccaactctctgtgactgggtcctgaactttctcacaaaccggccccagtcagtcagaatcggcaaccagacatcaggcacaaaggttctaagcacaGGGAGCCCCCAAGGCTGCatgctgagccccctattgtacaccctcttcacacacgactgtgtggcctcccagaaagACACCAGTATCGTCaaatttgcagatgatactacggttgtcggactgatcaccggggcaGCTGAGGCAGCATACAGAAGGAAGGTAGCGGAaatggtggcctggtgtcaggataataatctctccttgaacacagacaagaccaaggagatgattattgacccacggagaaggagtgcacactacacacctctgtacataggggggacaaaggtggacaaggtgaaaacctttaaattcctcgggacccacatcagcgaggacctcacctgggatcacaacacccaacaaacaataaagaaagcccagcagcgactgtacttcctaagaaggcttaGAAAATTTGgtatgccacccaaaattctcagcaacttctatagaagtacggttgaaagtgtccttaccagctcaattgcggtctggtatggaaactgcactgctaaggacaggaaggcactccagcgagtgattaaaactgctcagtacatatcaggagcagccttcccctcactacaggacatgtactctaccagggccaccaggagagcacacaacatcataaaggacagtacacacccccagcacagtctcttcagcctcctaccatcaggcagacaatACAGGaacctgaaatccaggactacgagactgacaaacagtttctacccacaggccatcaggcttgtgaatgctaacttttacttttatctttttgaacaaaagacagctaccatgaccacccccgaactgtgaaccatcactgtagacacttttcacctttgatcactaaagacactttaactgctgctgtgaccaaatgtcacctccatatttatactgttgactgtcaatcagaacctgcaataatgttatgttacttactgtgccttgtatatacatttttatttttatttttatcttagctaagtaccgtgtgacttgttgaagggtggactagcaaagtaagaatttcattgtacggcaaactgtctgttaaactgtgcatatgacaataaacaatcttgaatctagaatcttgaatcttgaatcattTAAAACTAGTCATTTCAATAGATTAGCTTAATTGAAGATCGGTTATGTCAATAGGTTTGTGTCACTAAATACAATTGAATTACTATTCAGTTAACTAGGTCAACATATTTGAGGACTAGTTGGTTCAATAGGATgtagtgaagtaaattatatttatatagcgcttttctctagtgactcaaagcgcttttgcattgtgaaacccaatatctaagttacatttatgggtggcactgggagcaggtgggtaaagtgtcttgcccaaagacacaacggcagtgactaggttggcagaagcggggatcgaacctggaaccctcaagttgctggcacggccactctaccaaccgagctattcaGTTAACTAGGTCTTCGTATTGGAGGACTAGTTGGTTCAATAGGATTGCTAACTGATGACAATTTAGTTAAATAGACCAGCATCATGTATAACTAGTTAGTTAAATAGGTTAACTTTAAAAAGTCAATTTACTAGGTTTGCTTAATTGAAGACTAGTTAATGTGCTACCACACGTTAATTACAAGTCAGTTAACTAGGTCAACATATTTGAGGACTAGTTGGTTCAATAGGATgtagtgaagtaaattatatttatatagcgcttttctctagtgactcaaagcgcttttgcattgtgaaacccaatatctaagttacatttaaaccagtgtgggtgacactgggagcaggtgggtaaagtgtcttgcccaaggacacaacggcagtgactaggttggcagaagcggggatcgaacctggaaccctcaagttgctggcacggccactctaccaaccgagctattcaGTTAACTAGGTCTTCGTATTGGAGGACTAGTTGGTTCAATAGGATTGCTAACTGATGACAATTTAGTTAAATAGACCAGCATCATGTATAACTAGTTAGTTAAATAGGTTAACTTTAAAAAGTCAATTTATTAGGTTAGCTTAATTGAAGACTAGTTAATGTGCTACCACACGTTAATTACAAGTCAGTTAACTAGGTCAACATCATTTAAGACTAGTTAGTTCAATAGACCAGCTAATGATGACCAGTTAGTTGGCAATAGTTGACAAGAGACTTTGTATTTGGCTGTCATCACTTAAGGTGTTGACTAAACGTTGACAAGTCTTACGCACAAACCcacaacaaacaaagtgtgccatTTGTACGAATACATTTGTCAGCAAAAGAGCTCTGCATAAAACCtcattgtggagggaggtgtggccagtgcgcctgcaggagcaaaggtcaccgtctctgtctatggtgctgaggacgagcaccatcagataggggtgctgacggcgagacacagctggcaggtgattagatttcacagttgGTACGtgctaatctaatcatctgttgtctttaacagtaagcggccgggagcaggagggaaagaggCATGACACAATGGAGGACTGAAAAGTCGAGTGTCATGTGAATTTATTGTGGAAAAATAAAACCTTTGTCAAACCAGAACGGTCTCCAGCTGCTAGGAGGAAACTTCCACACTCATTAATCAAAGCTTCTCCTGTCTCCTGTCTTTAATAGAGCTGCAGAAAGCTGCTATTGTTCCTGGTGATGAGCAGCCAGTGCTATAAATCCCAGTCACAACAGACGTAATGAAGTTGTATCACACTCACTGACCTAGCATCTCAAAGGCTTTAGCGGAATAATGAGCTCATCCCGAGCGAGGGTGGCAACGCTTAATTCTTCCAGCTCGGCAAGGTTGTTTGAACACCAGCGGCTTTCATAAACTTTTGTTGTCTTCCTTCATTTACAGTAGGTGCGGTCGTTATTTTCTCATCCTTCACTTTAAGTGTGGGTAAAAAAAACTGGTGAAGAATGCACTATCCACCTCATAAGTCGGAAAGAGATAGAGATGATACAATATTATCTGTTCACAGAtgttacctggtggttgtttgagcacactgcagctagttctggttagtcccactccttaatgctgcAGTCacccgcaggattctcacagggatGAGGAAAAATACCGACTTACCTGCTGTACAAATCAACTTCCTGATTGCCATGTTAGATGCTCTATATTCTACAATAACCTATCcatccccatccattttctaccgcttgtcccttttggggtgctggagcctatctcagctgcattcgggcggaaggcggggtacaccctggacaagtcgccacctcatcagagggccaacacagataggcagacaacattcacactcacattcacacactagggccaatttagtgtacaTATATGTTCAtagtttatatatacatgtatataatctTATctcatatatgtatatctatccatctatcatctattgattgattgattgaaacttttattagtagattgcacagtacagtacacattccgtacaattgaccactaaatggtaacaccccaatacatttttcaacttctttaagtcgggggtcctcgttaatcaattcatggtatctatctgtatatatatatatatatatatatatatatatatatatatatatatatatatatatatatatatatatatatatatgtataaatatatgtatgtatatacatatatatatatgtatatatatatatatatatatatatataaatatatatatatgtatttatatatatatatatagatacataaatatatgtatgtatatacacacacacacacatatatatatatatatatatatatatatatatatatatatatatatatatagtcgaggtttctggtttatccattatacagtgctcaataccggggtatatatatatacattccgctctaaatatgaaaagtcatatttacatatatatttaaatataataataataataataataactgggatttatatagcgcttttctaagtacccaaagtcgctttacatgtagaacccatcaatcattcacacctggtggtggtaagctactttcatagccacagctgccctggggtagactgaccgttgcgccaacggcccctccgaccaccacctatcattcatcattcaattcaccagtgtgagtggcaccgggggcaaagggtgaagtgtcccgcccaaggacacaacggcagcgatttttggatggtaagaggcggggagcgaacctgcaaccctcaggtttctggcacggttgctctacccactacaccatgccgccccaaaatatatatgtatgtgtgtgtgtgtgtgtgtgtgtgtgtgtgtgtatatgtatgtagactgtacttatattattcacatgtgaataatgctgtataatagactgtattgatattattcgcatgtgaataatgctgtatagtagactgtatttatattattcgcatgtgaataatgctgtataatagacggtatttatgttattcacatgtgaataatgcggtataatagactgtatttatattattcacatgtgaataatgctgtataatagactgtatttatgttattcacatgtgaataatgcggtataatagactgtatttatattattcacatgtgaataatgctgtataatagactgtatttatgttattcacatgtgaataatgctgtataatagactgtatgtatgttattcacatgtgaataatgctgtataatagactgtatttatattatcattattatattatattatatattattcacctaagtgtttattgtctattgtaagCAAActatggtgctgaatttcccccaaggATCAATAAACTACTTTCTATTATATACTATTCTATTCTGGTAAATCAAAGTATATGTTTCCcatgatgatgatttcatttaaaAGTGGCGTAAAAGCACTTTGAGCGTCCTTTAAAAGCGGACACTGCTGGAAAGCAGCAACATTTTAAACGTCAAACTCCTGTCGTGTCCTGGCCATTGTGACGTACTACTCACGCCTGTTCCCGAGGGGGCGCTACTTTATCACAATGAATGGGGCtggtagtagtagaagaagaagaagaagaagaagctaagCTCCGCCCAGTTGTTTGCTAGTTTGGTTTGTCGGGAAGCGAGCTGTCTTGTTAGCTTCCTGAGTTAGCCTAACGTTCGCTCATCTTCGTCTTCTTTGGGCTCCCGAAGCCTCCAGCATGGCGTACCAGCTGTACAGGAACACCACGCTGGGAAACAGCCTTCAGGAGAGCCTGGACGAGCTCATACAGGTGACTCCTCGCTAACGCTACCTAGCTTCCGTTAGCCTCGCCGTATATTAGCcgggaagctttttttttttttgtcgtcactttaatatattttattgactCTATTAATTCAATGTAATAATTTACTTGTGTCATGACTTATTTACAATATTGTCAAAGGTGTATTTGGCGCTTCCACAGTCTTATGTTTAGGTTCAAAGCAGCCTGGCTATGACGTCACATGAATGAAGCAGTTTAAGCAAACGTACGTTCATGAGGCGTATTTATTTCGTGTGGAAAAAAtaacactattttatttattttttttttacattaaattggtCTTATAAAGTCAATTCCAGTGATATAAGTATCATTTTCCTGTGATAAACATTAcctcaagaaacacgtcaataatgaataaagcattgattaattgattgattgaaacgtttattagtagattgcaaagtgaagtacatattccgtacaattgaccattaaatggcaacacccgaataagtttttcaacttgtttaagtcggggtccacgttaatcaattcgtggtacaaatatatactatcagcataatacagtcatcacacaagttaatcatcagagtatatacattgaattatttacattatttacaatccggggggtgggttgTGGAGAggcggttaggtttggttgatatcagcccttcagcatacctgccaactactccggttttcccgtaattagtacggttttcatcaacctattccgggttacggttgcattgataaaaaatgttttttcattaattaaaaaaaaaaaaaattttttaaagttttattcacgaaatcgcgtaacaacaatgacaatcgacactgcttcccgtaatttcctatcgagccattccgaatgccatgcgcgaggctatttatagcaccgctgcgaatgccatgcgcgaggctatttatagcaccgctgccaagcacgaggcaccagttgccattgtttccaaacgagcgaacgatcatggaatcagccggagaaaaatcgcaaacgagtcttaaaccgaaaagaaaactgcagtcattccgtgaagaatattcaaaagcctatccgggaataattatccgttccaaaaagggtgaaaactacgcgaattgcaccttgtgcagacacgatttttcgatcggacatggaggaaatagcgatgtaaaagaccacgttgggacaaaaaaacacaagtctaatgccgttgctagcgatacaagtggaaaactttcaacgtttttcgtcgcccaaacagattctttggatgtgataaatgccgaagttttatttacggaggcaataattgagcatggacttccaatcgcactggctgatcacatgggacagttattttggaaaatgtttcccgactcgaaaatcgccaaaaaatatggatgtggtcgaaccaaaacatcaaacattattcagtgtcttggaacagaatcctcaaaaagtatcgccgatgccatgaagacggaaccatttagcatagaaaagtgatggttttagcaacattttaacctgtctgaatgctaataatcatattgcgtcggggggcgaagccctgaacccccccaccaggactttgtcctggacctaccggggcctgcggcccctggaccctggctactaggtttttctgatttcaaaagttggcaggtatgcttcagtcatcaacaattatatcatctgggaaatggacattgaaacagtgtaggtctgacttggtaggatatgtacagcgagcagtgaacatagtgagttcagaaatcacaagaacaagtatatacatttgattatttacaatccggggaggtgggatgtggtggggggagggtgttagtctagggttggagttgcctggagatgttcttttagtgcggttttgaaggaggatagagatgcactttttttttacacctgaGTACGACAACAATAGGACTCTCACTGCCGGTGACAACCATGAGTCCTTTTCATACCATCAAAGCAGAGGAAACAATCATACCAAAGTTGAGCACTTGGTAATTGAGCTGCCGCTTGTTCATGCGACGGACATCGTCGAGAAAATCAAACGATAACATTGCGGTAAATAATAAAGGGTTATCTTTTTAATAAGGACCGAATTTTTACATGAAAACTTGTTTGTGCGGCGAGCATATGGATGCAACGTCAAGCAggacatgttctagaccaaaaatcactccatattctctactgctcgctagtgttaccatatctgagttatagtgtagaaatatggggaaacaactacaaaagtatttaaaatcaatgaaacatcaaagttttgggt
This is a stretch of genomic DNA from Nerophis lumbriciformis linkage group LG06, RoL_Nlum_v2.1, whole genome shotgun sequence. It encodes these proteins:
- the LOC133608964 gene encoding forkhead box protein B1-like, translated to MPRPSRSEYGEHKPPYSYISLTAMAIQSSPEKMLPLSAIYKFIMDHFPFYRSNTRRWQNSLRHNLSFNDCFVKMPRRAEHPGKGGLWALHPLCGDMFHNGSFLRRRKRFKAAEPIVAVRAQPPFKHPFAIESLIQTPAAVRLPVAPQQQHPDWPPRTHAASLAPRDVLLPAVPVPVKATHVLLPGLHTHVPAFLGGGPTQAFFSHGGPPVCTLQVDVH